The nucleotide sequence CCGCACAACTTTTTGTAGTACATATAGgttgtttaaaataataaaataacattttgtacATCAAAAATCGTACAAgaccaaaaattatttaatacataaaaatttatcttaTGTTCTTTTATCTTGTGCTGTGTTGTTCTATTTTGTGGTGTTCTGTCCAGTGCTTACTGTTTTGAACTTATAAGATATATCgataaaaaataagtttggaAATTTACTTATAATCAAAACGGGTTATGAACCGAATCCGAACCGGTTTGGACccatttctcataaaaataaaaataaaaataaaaatatgtggtTTGTTTACTATCCATAAAAATctgaagttattttttttgtttataaccataaaaatcattttaaaagaaattagttttAACGTATACATGTGTtacctttttgtttttcaaaaaaatagattttgacaaaattcttttttgtttttaagaagttaaattaaccTATCAAAATTGACACGAGATAATCGAATTTGACGTGAACACATTCCTAGATCCCAAGTCATATCAATAGGCCAACTCAAATAAATAGgtagattttgaaaaagttaattttattagtatttcaTTTTATGGGCAAAATAATCTTTTTGGATAAagttatttttctaaaaatactaaacaaacatttaacaaaaaaaactgaaacaaacgGGCCTTAGTTAACTACGCACACCCCTGTCCATAACCATTTCTCCACACAcataagaaactagggtttcAGTATTCATTCACTGTGTGCGTGTGTTCTTGCCGCCCCTAGCTAAATCTGCAAACATGGCTACCCAAATGAGCAAAAAGCGAAAGGTTAGTTCTCAGATTCGTTAATCTTAATCCAATTCTTCTCTATTACCAGTAATTCttaatttgatttggtttgtgtTGTTGCAGTTCGTCGCTGACGGAGTTTTCTTCGCTGAATTGAATGAGGTTTTGACAAGAGAGCTTGCTGAAGATGGTTATTCTGGTGTTGAAGTTAGGGTTACCCCTATGCGCACTGAGATCATCATCAGGGCTACTCGTACCCAAGCTGTTCTCGGTAACTCATTTCATCAATCTTCTTTCAAtctgatttatttttgtttcattttcggttttttcttatgatttaTGCAATTGTTGTATATGGTTACATGATTTCGTCATTTtgatttcatttgtttttccctaatgataatgacaatgatttttttgttcttgttttgttttggattttatatatgattgatatatgaaaatgttatttatggttatgaatatgtgattttagttttatttgtatttttctcCTCTAATTATGTATGATAATGATTTTTTActtaggttttttctagatgTTATGTATGATTATGTATATTAGGTTTTTGTCTAGATGTTATGTATGATTGATTATGAATATgtgattttagttttatttgcattttttcctttcaatatgtataatgaaaaaaaaaatgcatcataatgattttcttacttttttttttttttctttttcttctagtgatatattatttttgttttaatttgggTTTTAATCATGTGATAAATGATATATGATTTGCGTTTTATTTTGCGTTTTTGTGATTTATAGGCGAGAAGGGAAGGAGGATTAGAGAGCTGACCTCAGTTGTGCAGAAGAGGTTCAAGTTTCCTGAAAACAGTGTTGAGCTTTACGCTGAGAAGGTCAACAACAGGGGACTTTGTGCCATTGCTCAGGCTGAGTCTCTCCGCTACAAGCTTCTCGGCGGTCTTGCTGTTCGCAGGTATATAAACATAACATGTAACAATGCTTGAAATTATGCAATTgcttttaatgaaataaatctcacagatatatatatatatatatatatatatatatatatatatatatatatatatatatctgtcGAAGTTAAATATTATTAGGAGAAACAATTGGAACTGATTCTTTTCTGTGATTATGAATTTGTAccatatttgtttatgtttagcTATGGTGGAAAAGTAAAACCCATTCTAGGTTCTTAAAATGTTCAGCATtcagtttttttctttgtaaaatagaTCATGAATAGTCAACAtgaaccatatatatatatatatatatatatatatatatatatatatatatatatatatatatatatatatatatatataaatttcaacACTCAAAGCTGTCTTCGATGTTTTTTGTATTAttgtttcttgattttttaattttaatagagTATTGAAGTATTTgtagactttttttaaagaggACTAAACTatgctgtgcatttttcttgGGCATTAGAATGAATCTTTAATCTTGATTTAAACTAGTCTGGCCATATATGCTTTATGAGTCCCAAATTAGGGTGGCATTGAAAATTTTTGCGACTGCTTTGTCCTGTGATTGGATACAAGACATGTGACTTTACCATTTCTTTAGACTAATTTTCTCTCTTGCTCAAAACATTACTCACCATCTCCTTATTCTGAAAAACAAAATGTGATGTTTGCTGATTACTATCTAACCTGTTTTATGTTTTGCTATGTGCTATAAAACtgaaatcatttttctttttttattccaATGTTATTTGTTGACTAATTGTATTACAGTGAAGTTCTATTAGCTTCAACATATGCTCATATTAATTGATACACTTAATCTGCAACTACTGTAACATGGTGATTTTCTTTTTGGAGATTGCATGTTTTCGGTCCACATCTTAAATCCCTCTTTTTGTACCGATACATTTCAATTTTCCTTTTACTGGTGTGTATTTCCAATGGTGGTAATTAAAAATTTCCCATTTTTGATTTTCTTGAATACAATTTTGTGCTAACATAATAAACTGTGTCTCTAACTATTTCTTTCAGGGCCTGCTATGGTGTGTTGAGGTTTGTCATGGAAAGTGGTGCCAAGGGTTGTGAGGTTAGTTACACATGCACTGCTTTGAAATCCTATTTGTTGTATTGTGATCTGTAATGAATATTGGTTGTAATTGCTGTATCATTTGAGCAGGTTATTGTCAGTGGAAAATTGAGGGCCCAAAGAGCCAAATCCATGAAGTTCAAAGACGGTTACATGATTTCTTCTGGACAACCAGTCAAGGACTACATTGACTCTGCTGTGAGACATGTTCTCCTTAGACAGGTTAGCTTATCATCTAAGAACCTTATTGGTTTTCTTTTGCCTCTTGCATTTCATGTTGGTCATTCATTTGGTTTGTTATGGATTTATGTTGCTAATGTTTGTGTCGTTTGTGTTGTAGGGTGTTCTCGGCATTAAGGTGAAGATCATGCTCGACTGGGATCCTAAAGGAAAGCAGGGCCCTAAAACTCCCCTCCCTGATATTGTCACCATTCACACTCCAAAGGAAGAGGAGGAGTACATCAGGCCTGCTGCTGTTGTGGCCAATGATATCGAGGTCCCTGTCCCAGTCCCTGTTGTTTGAAAATGTTTCGATTTGCTTTGGAGTAGACCTTTTAATTAGCGATGCGTCTGGTTTGACTGTTTTGTTACATTCAGTAATTGTTATCAAAGACTTCTGCAATTTTTGTAGTTTTCAGTGTTTGTTGTCCAAGACCTTCGCAATTTTTGTAGTTTcagattttctaaaatattgttATACTAAGTTGCAACTTTGCAAGTATTTAAGcattaattaattgttattttttaatatgatcttACTAAAGAAAATTTCCCACTAACATCTTTATGTTCATTATCTCAAATTTGCATCTCAGTTTTGTTGATGCAATTTTGAGAATTTTACAAAGTCACATGCATTGTAGCATTTTCAAGGATTGTATGAGCATTTGCATGTTTAATTGTTCTAGAGGATTGTTGGGGCATTTGCATGTTTAgttgttcaattcaatttttaataataagctATTCTGTGTTTGTAAAATAATCTCAATGTAGTTTAAGGGGTACCACAAAATGTTTGTAATTCTTGTAAGATCGCATCTAATTTtgcttgtaaaattttaaaagcaaaatctaattttatttatgagtCGAACATAAATATTGATGTTTTATCTCACCTCAATGTGTTTTTTCAATCAGCAATTAAATTTGCTTGCTTATGCAgaaccaaaaaaattaggggACATAAATCTAActagaataagaagaaaaaaactcattacataaaatattttatttttatattctcCAATATAGTCTTTATTTGTTACATGACAGCTTCAATAACCAACAATACGTATGTTTGAGAAAGTGTTACCTTGTTGGTCAGATATGAGAACATTGGGTATAGCAGAACCACTTGAGCGTCATGTAAGAATGGTGGTCGATATCTCACGGTGTTGGTGGTGAGTTAGGGTtacaataaaaacaatttttttgtacaaatagttttaagttaaaattgttttaaatttagtaaaaaatacTAACTGAAACTCATTTTACCGACTTGTATATAGTTTCAAATCTAAATTTGAAAAtactttttttcaatttgaagtgttttcaaacattttaattcaacaaaaaaatcactatAAGAGATAAAATAGTTTTACGTCAAATCAAAACTCATGTTATTACCACCAAAGCTATTTTGTGatcatcatttaaaaataaatttcttgTTCTATTTTTTGGATAGACAAAATGACAATACACGTTAGAAACTTATACACACAAATAAAAGAGTCAAGGTTTGAACCTTAATCATGATATCCAACCTaccaattttgacatttttaccTTGTTCCTCTTTTAATTAtgctaaaatatatatttaaaaaatcaagtGATAAAACTAATTGATTAATAAACTTCAATGTctccgtgaacttaactcagttggtagggacattgacacattacataatataattttggtagatagacgagaTGACAAAgtcatcataaactcacacacaaaatGGAGGTACCGGGGGTTCGATCATGACATCTGGCCTAACGATTTCGGCATTTTTgccagttgagttaggacttatATAACCTCGGACATCTTTCTTGTTCaccttaaaagtgaatttttaacTACTAAATTATTTAAGTAAAAATAAACTTCAACTAAAcgaacaaaagaaagagtttaaagaaaaaaaatattaaaaaaaaataaaaaatgcatagTACCCTAAAATAACTCACCGTTTGCTTGTATTTGGGTTGGACTGAGATAATTTCGACCCATGTCCATGACCCGAagcccaaactccaaaattagggtttccacTCTTCTTCGCCGTTTATGAACCCATTTCTTCTATATAAGTATCAAAATGTCGCTATGAGGTTGGAAAAAAGAAATCGCTCTTCAGAACCTTAATTCagacccaaaaaaattatttccacTCTTCTTATGTTGTTaatattgattttcttttatgtGTTTCATGTCTACAAACATTTgtgaatatgttttttgtttaagaTTAGATTGTTTCATTTTGTCATCTATAAAGCAGATCGGCTACTTTGTGCCATGTTTGTGTCGGAAGATGACTAAATCATTTTATATCCTCTGTATGTTACTATAACtcatgaatttaatttatattcatGGGTTTACATTTGTGGgtacatttttttgtttcacttgttTTTCCTTCTGCTGGGTTTGCTtctatatctttttcttatgaaattgtttttgttataacACTAGATCTGTCATCTACAAAGCAGATTGGAATTTATTTGCCAATTTTGTGTCGGAAGATGACTAAATCAATTTATTTCCTCCATTTCATAATTTCATGGATTTGTTATatattcatttggtaatgttgAGGGATAGTATATTTTCTTTAGCATTTTAAAAATTGGAATCCTTAGGACTCAATTGTTGCAACTGGGTTTCTCAATGCTATTGTTTAACAAACTCTTGTTTGAGGGGTTTGGGTGAGAGACATGTATTGAGAGGTAATCTTGCCCCTAATGCTATGTTATATATGTATCTTTCCCTTTACCCTTTCAaacaataatttgttaattGCTGTTCCAATCTTCTCATACCTTAGAAGAAGGCACTGAGAAGAATTCCGCACAATACAAGCCTTTACTAGTAGGACAATTAAAAGAGAACATGGAAGTTAAAAGAGATTCTCCCATTCATTTATCAGCTATTGTTATCTTTTTATCATACACCCTCTCTCCAAAATTAGCTGTTCTctttcttaatttatttgtttcaaaCTATTTGTCGTTATTTATacggttaaatatttttttttatccctataaatatacaatcctctctaaaaattttcatttcaacttttaggatgaatttataaaattatcttttgttACCAACATGGGAAAATTAAAAGAGCTTTttcatgacaaaaaaaagaattttttacaataaaataaatttcattcattcaaatgttaaaataagcaaaatataatcaaaagcATCCATATTTGAGATCATAACTAATGATTAACATAGACAAACATACGATAATACATATAAGTAAGAGATTCTTTCACATATGATTGAACATTAATAACAATGTAAGATCCTTGGTCTTTAATACCATCCAGCTACGGACAAAGATATTTGCAAATGTTTGCTCAATTCGACTATAAGAGGTCTCATGTATGACCAATTACATCGCATGCTCATAAATAAAAGCACAAACCCCTGTCAAGCATTTCAACAAACACATGAGAGATACACTTAACACAACAAATAGTAACAAAACATGACAGcgaaatcataaaaaaaaccatCATGACCTATAGATCTCAAACTATGTATGTATCGATGGAGTATCCAAAGTCCGTCCTTGTCATAGTGTCGAGGCGGGGCGGTTGGAGGATGTTTCAACATCTGACATGGCAGCTATTAAGCCGAAATAAAGAGGTGGCGGTTGGGGTTGGAGATGATCCATGGAAGAATGAATTATAAGAGTCCGGATCCGTTGGAAATAGCTTTTGACTACGAAAGACTGCAACTCCATGCGTGGAAATTGGCAAAGTTGATTCGGTGTGAGAAAATTATAGCAACTGGTTGAGGAATAGGGGAAAGTTAAGTTGGTTAGAGGAAAACCCACCATCATGTGAAATTGGGAATGCATTTAAAGCATGAAGGTATTGAAACTAAAAAGGAATCTTAGAGTTGAacgaagagagtaataaatGGTGCATGGTTAGGCACGGATGATTGGGGCTAGAGAAATACTAACAACACATATTACCAAATTTATATGGgacccatgtgaattttaaccaattagAAGGTGCTAGAATGTGTGTTGCTAGCCTTCCTCTTGAGGCATTGACGGCGCCACTAATCGTACCTAATTAGAAGGTGGTTGTCGGTGCTTTCTTTAATGCGGTGGTTCATGGTGGTGAGAGTACTTCAGTGAGCGTTGGACCGAATGAGGGGTGTACCTGCAGACACTCCGATGCTCAAGCCAGTAGAGGTTCATAATGGAGTGGAGTAatggttgtacaattgtactatgtcCTTTTTCCTGCGCTCTTTAGtggataagcatccaatgccttctaaTTCCTCTGAAATAGCAATTGCTCCAGGCTTTCATTCATTCTGCAATGATATGCATTCAgaataataacttttaactaacTTCAGCTTCCAGTCTTCAGACTCTGATAAACTCCAGCTTCTGAGGTTCTTCAGATTCTGATGACGTCAACTTCTAGTAGACAACTTTTGATGGTCTTCAGATGCTCTTTGTCCTCAGACTCTGTCTTGAATCTTGCAACACACGCTTCCTTGTTGTAAATTTcattgctctcatttgttctttCAGAACCTATACTTGAATTATAATTTGACTATGGttctgcacacttgaacaaatattaacatatccaattgacatttttaatatcttgttatcatcaaaacttaaaggTAATAATggtaaacacattttgttccaacaggaCGCAATTGGAACTTACTTTTCCAGAGAGTAGTTCTCTTGTGtgtttttccccttttcttttttctgctTGTTTCCTTTGTTCCTTTgccttgtaaaaaaataattaaaaattgctCCCATTAAATGGAAATTTATACTAtaaaaagagtattttttttcaggaattttataaaatcaaatgtgtAAATGCATTTGAGATGAAATTCTAAATGATATTTACCatacttttttaaatataaagacacgtaaataacaattttaatttgtagaTGTTAATAAATCTTTAATTTTTCCAATATATAATAGTATAGTGTTTATAATGTCAAATATTTTgcttaatgataataatgttattattttattacttttgcaTTGCtaaaattttgtataaatatttatcatataaaatatttcccttgctaaaataatgttattattattatcatataaaatatttatcatataaaattttgtataaatatttatcatataaatgttattttttggagaagttattatttatcatataatattttatatgataaatattttatatgataataatgttattattttaacaGTATAGAAGTTATTATTTTGCTTAATGATAATAATGATAAGAATTAAAAACTGACGAATattaaaacatataattttttaaaaatgacatataataaaatatagagTAACTAGCTAGGGTTTTACCTTGATTTGTACCTTATGACAAAGAAGCAAGAGAACAAGATTCAGTAATTCAAAGTTATTATAGAAGAGCTAGATAAATACATATGAGTAGGAGAAGTTGAGAGGCATGAATTATGCAACTAAGCTAATCCA is from Medicago truncatula cultivar Jemalong A17 chromosome 1, MtrunA17r5.0-ANR, whole genome shotgun sequence and encodes:
- the LOC11434469 gene encoding 40S ribosomal protein S3-3, with protein sequence MATQMSKKRKFVADGVFFAELNEVLTRELAEDGYSGVEVRVTPMRTEIIIRATRTQAVLGEKGRRIRELTSVVQKRFKFPENSVELYAEKVNNRGLCAIAQAESLRYKLLGGLAVRRACYGVLRFVMESGAKGCEVIVSGKLRAQRAKSMKFKDGYMISSGQPVKDYIDSAVRHVLLRQGVLGIKVKIMLDWDPKGKQGPKTPLPDIVTIHTPKEEEEYIRPAAVVANDIEVPVPVPVV